A window of the Hypomesus transpacificus isolate Combined female chromosome 22, fHypTra1, whole genome shotgun sequence genome harbors these coding sequences:
- the LOC124484257 gene encoding developmental and secondary metabolism regulator veA-like gives MYLLIEFIKSKDVNIVPAEWYSDGETFWPSYTKDERVNAAISNRESPGEDWKKFDVRVYAKADLESEAEMDRGRGKRKKKQRRYGEFDWESDYEATPEKTQGPRPQHRPRLGSIPVAPPVPGPMSSFLPPSPQPLSSISISFPAPSPQPLSSSPISPLRAPSPRPPSSRQTYFKPIYRVGKSGRDQIPCTVAELHILTLLEQIKHQQSQLTAVVNSLAGRMENSVSQPEMPETLHFPLSSLGEVTELEHWLQDETNARLKQNMISALAAIGGHDAKRVTWNILAHIFSNSVAKKINWKGVNGKISFSQMTTKAVLLRAVRKCHVSQTASDDDISRHAIRWFTLASDRGGGRKERAMAARPEH, from the exons ATGTATTTGTTAATAGAATTTATTAAAAGCAAGGATGTAAATATTGTGCCAGCGGAGTGGTATTCAGATGGTGAGACCTTTTGGCCTAGTTACACTAAAGATGAACGTGTAAATGCTGCAATAAGTAACCGGGAGAGCCCTGGAGAAGACTGGAAGAAATTCGATGTGAGAGTCTATGCAAAAGCTG ATCTAGAGTCCGAAGCTGAGATGGATAGAGGAAGGGGGAAGCGCAAAAAGAAGCAAAG ACGGTATGGAGAATTTGACTGGGAGAGTGATTATGAAGCTACCCCAGAAAAGACACAGGGACCTCGCCCTCAGCATCGACCTCGGCTAGGGTCAATACCTGTTGCTCCTCCAGTGCCAGGTCCAATGTCATCCTTCCTGCCACCTTCTCCTCAACCTCTAAGCTCAATTTCCATCTCTTTTCCTGCACCTTCTCCTCAACCTCTAAGCTCCAGTCCCATCTCTCCCTTGAGAGCACCATCTCCTCGACCTCCAAGTTCTCGACAGACTTATTTTAAACCAATCTACAGAGTGGGGAAGTCCGGAAGAGATCAAATCCCTTGCACTG TTGCTGAACTACACATATTAACACTGCTGGAACAAATAAAGCATCAGCAGTCACAACTTACTGCAGTAGTCAACAGCCTAGCTGGGAGGATGGAGAACAGTGTGTCCCAACCAGAGATGCCAGAGACCTTACATTTCCCACTGAGCAGTCTTGGAGAGGTGACTGAACTTGAACATTGGCTTCAAGATGAAACAAATGCCAGGCTCAAACAGAACATG ATTTCTGCTCTAGCAGCTATTGGTGGACATGATGCAAAAAGAGTAACGTGGAACATTCTGGCACACATTTTTTCTAACTCTGTTGCTAAGAAGATTAACTGGAAAGGGGTGAACGGAAAAATATCTTTTAGCCAGATGACAACAAAGGCTGTGCTCCTAC GTGCTGTACGTAAGTGTCATGTCTCACAAACGGCATCTGATGACGACATTTCAAGGCACGCCATCAGATGGTTCACTCTGGCCTCTGACCGTGGAGGTGGTCGTAAAGAACGTGCCATGGCTGCAAGACCAGAACACTAA